In the Candidatus Methylomirabilis sp. genome, CGATCCTCTCGGCCCAGTGCACCGACCAGCGGGTGAACCAGGTGACCCGAACGCTCTTCCAGAAGTACCGAACCGCAGCCGACTTCGCCCGGGCAGACCCGACGGTCCTGATGGGGGAGATCCGCTCGACCGGCTTCTACCGGAACAAGGCCCGGGCCATCATCGGCTGCTGCCAGCGGCTCCTCTCCGAGCACGCCGGCGAGGTCCCCGACACCATGGAGGCTCTGACGGCCCTCCCGGGGGTCTGGCGAAAGACGGCCAACGTGGTCCTGGGGACCGCCTTCGGGAAGCCTGCCCTCGCTGTGGACACCCACGTCACGCGGGTGGCCAACCGCCTCGGGCTGACCGCCACGGACGATCCCGACAAGATCGAGCAGGACCTGTGCGTCGTCATCCCGCCCGCCCGGTGGGCCCGGGCGACTCACCTCTTCATCTTCCACGGTCGCTACACCTGCAAGGCCCTCCGGCCCTTGTGCGACCGGTGCCCGGTCTACGAGGACTGCCTGTGGCCGGAGAAGCCGAGACAGCAGGGGGCGAAGCCGGTGCCCCGGCCGGATGCTCGGTCGGCCCGGGGGTGAAGGGGATGCCCGATCCCGGGTCCACTCCCGTTGGGGCGCCAGCCGAGGCCCTCCTGGCGGCTTTCCGCGCCCGCTACCCCTTTCCCCTGGACCCCTTCCAGGAGGAGGCCAGCCGGCACATCCTGGAGGGGGTTTCGGTCATCGTTTCGGCTCCCACGGGCGCCGGCAAGACCCTCATCGCCGAGTTCGCCATCACCCGGGCTCTCGCCACGGGTACCCGCCTGGCCTACACGACCCCCCTCAAGGCGCTGAGCAACCAGAAGTTCGCCGACTTCACCCGCCAATACGGCGCGGAGCGAGTCGGCATCCTCACGGGGGACGTGAAGGTCCACCCCCGCGCCCCCCTCGTGGTCATGACCACCGAGATCCTCCGGAACATGCTCTACACCAGGAGCTTGGAGGAGATCGGCTACGTGGTGCTGGACGAGTGCCACTACATGGGAGACGAGAGCCGGGGCACGGTCTGGGAGGAGATCATCATCAACTGCCCGCCGGAGGTGCAGATCGTCGCCCTCTCGGCCACCGTGGGGAACATCGAGGAGATCGCCGAGTGGGTCCGGACGGTCCACGGGGAGATCCGGGTGGTGAAGCACACGACGCGCCCGGTCCCGCTGCACTACCACCTCTGCGACAGCGAGGGGCACTTCGTCCCCCTGGACGGCCTCTCCCGCAGCCAGGTCTTTGAGACCCTCCGGGGGGGCTTCGACCGCCGCCGCCTGCGGGTCCAGCGGTTCCGGCCCGGGCGGGCCCGGCCCTTCCTGCGCCGCCGCCCGGCCAGTCCCCTCGCCGTCATCCCGGGGCTGCGGGCGAAGCGCTGGCTCCCGGCCATTTACTTTATCTTCAGCCGGGCGGGGTGCGAGGCCGCGCTGC is a window encoding:
- the nth gene encoding endonuclease III, producing the protein ILSAQCTDQRVNQVTRTLFQKYRTAADFARADPTVLMGEIRSTGFYRNKARAIIGCCQRLLSEHAGEVPDTMEALTALPGVWRKTANVVLGTAFGKPALAVDTHVTRVANRLGLTATDDPDKIEQDLCVVIPPARWARATHLFIFHGRYTCKALRPLCDRCPVYEDCLWPEKPRQQGAKPVPRPDARSARG